The Mytilus trossulus isolate FHL-02 chromosome 3, PNRI_Mtr1.1.1.hap1, whole genome shotgun sequence genome contains a region encoding:
- the LOC134709341 gene encoding uncharacterized protein LOC134709341, translated as MYCLFVLFGLVLVYCHADECSYPYRRVGKGCYLIQKDFVSGDTAFAKCLRRGAYLANFETLNEAMLMKYELLRMKTDVTYYVGGRDINRYKTGGDWRWIKKDGEMVRMTYFAFDNGKPNGTFNGAQDCMFFFASRGYRFHSVSCDYKAGYICEK; from the exons atgtattgtttgtttgtacTATTTGGACTAGTTTTAGTTTATTGTCATGCTG ATGAATGCAGTTATCCGTACCGACGTGTTGGCAAAGGATGTTATCTTATACAAAAAGATTTTGTATCCGGTGATACTGCTTTT GCAAAATGCCTACGACGAGGTGCATACTTGGCAAACTTTGAAACTTTGAATGAAGCTATGTTGATGAAATACGAACTCCTTAGAATGAAGACAG ATGTGACCTATTATGTCGGCGGACGTGACATCAATAGATACAAGACCGGTGGTGATTGGAGATGGATCAAGAAGGACGGAGAAATGGTCAGGATGACGTACTTTGCATTTGATAATGGAAAACCAAATGGAACATTTAATGGTGCACAAGATTGTATGTTCTTCTTTGCTTCTAGAGGATATAGGTTCCATTCTGTCAGTTGCGACTACAAAGCAGGTTATATTTGCGagaaataa
- the LOC134709339 gene encoding uncharacterized protein LOC134709339, whose product MASSVPCGPCGHDSITKNAEKWCTDCSEGFCIVCEKAHRAMKMSKDHNFIQIGDYREIENVKVCLECQEHGSKLEMYCKLHEMPICLACFPAKHKSCSDAIIPLAEAAKNAKTSTSLADLEHTINNTIGNIRECVKDREAAKEKMETQKIGIKKLISITRQNINDRLDDLERKSLNDLSTTYSSCTSKYQKLTNKLNTFEKNIKRFKEETSQLKRFAPDLHVFLSTHQMNIEVHNELIAIQEAISSIDNYNIEIEIHQGITSLLKDVDYFAKIKVENSTISFPFKDAKTDQAQLPAQIRRSVQNTRLELRKKITIKQNGKSMYISGCTILSNGNLLIADIDGRNVLLEYNDDGKLIHEILVSARPYYLSLIDSDHIAVSYGDQCYIEIIDLNKTIVFNRMKLKNCCWGISYSEGKIYAVVRDEGIVVLDMEGTIVNTIKCDIGNVDNITTSKTRIYYIDIHQNTVYCCSSNGKEIWSVKDKSLVCSEGISVDPDQNVFVVDFRNNNLVMLQDGGKVSKTLLTEADGIQHPTRVFYNKEKSQLLVCNKQNSVFLFSVI is encoded by the coding sequence ATGGCTTCTTCAGTACCATGTGGACCCTGTGGTCATGACAGCATAACAAAGAATGCAGAGAAATGGTGTACCGATTGCAGCGAAGGGTTCTGTATTGTATGTGAAAAAGCGCATAGAGCAATGAAAATGTCGAAAGACCATAATTTCATCCAAATAGGAGATTACcgtgaaattgaaaatgttaagGTTTGCTTAGAGTGCCAGGAGCATGGGTCAAAACTTGAGATGTATTGCAAGTTACACGAAATGCCTATTTGTTTGGCATGCTTCCCAGCAAAGCACAAAAGTTGTTCCGATGCCATTATTCCTCTAGCTGAAGctgcaaaaaatgcaaaaacatcGACTTCTCTTGCAGACTTAGAACATACTATTAACAACACAATAGGTAACATACGAGAGTGTGTTAAGGACCGCGAGGcagcaaaagaaaaaatggaaacGCAAAAAATTGGAATAAAGAAACTTATTTCAATAACGCGGCAGAATATAAATGACCGTTTAGATGATCTGGAGAGAAAATCATTAAATGATTTGTCAACTACATATTCATCTTGTACGTCAAAATATCAGAAGTTAACGAACAAACttaatacatttgaaaaaaatattaaacgcTTCAAGGAAGAAACATCTCAGCTTAAGCGTTTTGCCCCCGACCTACATGTGTTCCTTAGCACGCATCAGATGAACATAGAGGTACACAACGAATTAATAGCCATACAGGAAGCCATAAGTTCCATTGATAACTACAACATAGAAATTGAAATACACCAGGGGATAACTTCACTATTAAAAGATGTAGACTACTTTGCTAAGATAAAAGTGGAGAACAGTACCATCAGCTTTCCATTTAAAGATGCAAAGACTGATCAAGCTCAATTACCAGCACAAATAAGAAGATCCGTTCAAAATACAAGGCTGGAATTAAGAAAGAAGATAACGATTAAGCAAAACGGAAAAAGCATGTACATTTCAGGGTGTACTATTCTGTCAAATGGTAACTTACTAATTGCAGATATCGATGGACGGAATGTATTATTAGAGTATAACGATGACGGAAAATTGATCCATGAAATACTCGTCTCTGCGAGGCCTTATTATCTTTCATTAATTGATTCCGACCACATCGCGGTGTCTTATGGTGATCAATGCTACATAGAGATAATAGATTTGAATAAGACAATCGTTTTCAAcagaatgaaattaaaaaactgTTGTTGGGGAATATCATACAGTGAAGGAAAGATTTATGCTGTAGTAAGAGATGAAGGCATAGTTGTGTTGGATATGGAAGGAACTATAGTAAATACAATAAAGTGTGACATAGGAAATGTTGACAATATCACAACTAGCAAAACTAGAATCTACTATATAGATATCCACCAAAACACTGTTTATTGTTGCAGTTCAAATGGAAAAGAAATATGGAGTGTCAAGGATAAGTCACTTGTATGCTCTGAAGGAATTTCCGTTGACCCTGACCAGAATGTGTTTGTTGTAGATTTTCGAAATAATAACCTTGTAATGCTACAAGATGGCGGAAAAGTCAGCAAAACATTATTAACCGAAGCAGATGGAATACAGCATCCAACACGCGTATTctacaacaaagaaaaaagcCAATTGCTAGTATGCAACAAACAAAACagtgtttttttattcagtGTTATTTAG